The following coding sequences lie in one Methylosinus sp. PW1 genomic window:
- the argF gene encoding ornithine carbamoyltransferase — protein sequence MTVHSPLTGVRHFLDISELPPTELRRILDIAAAIKAARVRGARSSYQPLTGKTLAMIFDKPSTRTRVSFDLGMRELGGETIMLTGHEMQLGRGETIADTARVLSRFVDAIVIRILSHDDLTELARYASVPVVNGLTKLSHPCQVMADVLTFEEHRGPIKGRTVAWTGDANNVLASWVHAAKPFDFTINVATPPELAPGDELVEWARANGVRLNLTADPFAAVSGADAVISDCWVSMGDEQEEARRHALLSPFQVNAKLMEAANKDAIFMHCLPAHRGEEVTDEVIDGPQSVVFDEAENRLHAQKGVLAWVFGANGP from the coding sequence ATGACCGTCCATTCGCCACTGACGGGCGTCCGTCATTTCCTCGATATTTCCGAGCTTCCGCCGACGGAGCTGCGACGCATTCTCGATATCGCCGCGGCGATAAAGGCCGCGCGCGTGCGCGGCGCGCGCTCGAGCTATCAGCCTTTGACCGGCAAGACGCTGGCGATGATCTTCGACAAGCCGTCGACGCGCACGCGCGTCTCCTTCGATCTCGGCATGCGCGAGCTCGGCGGCGAGACGATCATGCTGACGGGCCATGAGATGCAGCTCGGCCGCGGCGAGACGATCGCGGACACCGCCCGCGTGCTGTCGCGCTTCGTCGACGCCATCGTCATCCGCATTCTCTCGCATGACGATCTCACCGAGCTCGCCCGCTATGCCAGCGTGCCTGTGGTGAACGGGCTCACCAAGCTCTCGCATCCCTGCCAGGTGATGGCCGATGTGCTGACCTTCGAGGAGCATCGCGGCCCGATAAAGGGCCGCACCGTGGCCTGGACCGGCGACGCCAATAATGTGCTGGCGAGCTGGGTCCATGCGGCGAAGCCCTTCGACTTCACCATAAATGTCGCGACGCCGCCGGAGCTCGCGCCCGGCGACGAGCTGGTGGAATGGGCGCGCGCCAATGGCGTGCGGCTCAATCTCACCGCCGATCCTTTCGCGGCCGTCTCCGGCGCCGACGCCGTCATCTCCGACTGCTGGGTGTCCATGGGCGACGAGCAGGAGGAGGCGCGCCGCCATGCGCTGCTCTCGCCCTTCCAGGTGAACGCCAAGCTGATGGAAGCGGCCAACAAGGACGCGATCTTCATGCATTGCCTGCCGGCGCATCGCGGCGAGGAAGTGACCGACGAGGTGATCGACGGCCCGCAATCGGTGGTCTTCGACGAGGCGGAGAACCGCCTCCACGCGCAAAAGGGCGTGCTCGCCTGGGTTTTCGGAGCGAACGGGCCATGA
- a CDS encoding Hsp33 family molecular chaperone, which translates to MTRRADEAIARPASPFAEDDSLLPFAVEPLDLRGRLTRLGPAAHSILTHYDYPPAVARLLGEAAALTTLLGSLIESHGRFQLQTRGDGPVDMIVVDFDAPGKLRGFARYDESRVKAGMAPGDLLGRGHLALTMEHDRDAARYQGVVPLEGEGFAEAAHRYFRQSEQIPSYVRLAVAESVTPAGRSWRVGGLLLQYLPGTPVRPRDLDPGDAPASAALSDDNEEDAWVEGLSLAATTQDHELVDPGLSGERLLYSLFHERGVTVYPTRRIVESCRCSTDRIANLLRSFAPQDRRDMIGDNGRIGVTCEFCRTLREFDPADFE; encoded by the coding sequence ATGACGCGACGGGCGGATGAGGCCATCGCCCGGCCGGCGTCGCCCTTCGCCGAGGACGACAGCCTGCTGCCCTTCGCGGTCGAGCCGCTCGATCTGCGCGGGCGTCTGACGCGGCTCGGGCCGGCGGCGCATTCCATCCTCACCCATTATGATTATCCGCCGGCCGTGGCGCGCCTGCTCGGCGAGGCCGCCGCGCTGACGACGCTGCTCGGCTCGCTGATCGAGTCGCATGGCCGCTTTCAATTGCAGACGCGCGGCGACGGGCCGGTCGATATGATCGTCGTCGATTTCGACGCGCCCGGAAAGCTGCGCGGCTTCGCGCGCTACGACGAGAGCCGCGTCAAAGCCGGGATGGCTCCGGGCGATCTGCTCGGCCGCGGCCATCTGGCGCTGACCATGGAGCACGACCGCGACGCCGCGCGCTATCAGGGCGTGGTGCCGCTGGAGGGCGAAGGCTTCGCCGAGGCGGCGCATCGCTATTTCCGCCAGTCCGAGCAGATTCCGAGCTATGTGCGCCTCGCCGTGGCCGAGAGCGTGACGCCCGCCGGGCGCAGCTGGCGCGTCGGCGGCCTGCTGCTGCAATATCTGCCGGGGACGCCCGTGCGTCCGCGCGATCTCGATCCCGGCGACGCGCCCGCGAGCGCCGCCCTTTCGGACGACAACGAAGAGGACGCCTGGGTCGAAGGCCTGTCGCTGGCGGCGACGACGCAGGATCACGAGCTGGTCGATCCGGGACTCTCCGGCGAGCGCCTGCTCTATTCGCTGTTCCACGAGCGCGGCGTCACCGTCTATCCGACGCGCAGAATCGTCGAATCCTGCCGCTGCTCGACGGATCGCATCGCCAATCTGTTGCGCAGCTTCGCGCCGCAGGACCGCCGCGACATGATCGGCGACAATGGCCGCATCGGCGTGACCTGCGAATTCTGCCGCACGCTGCGCGAGTTCGACCCGGCGGATTTCGAGTAG